The Chryseobacterium indicum genome includes a window with the following:
- a CDS encoding efflux RND transporter periplasmic adaptor subunit: MKKTLIYIIVAAVLVGLAAYKIAGNKEKQTQEVKEVAKQVDKVNVNVVTVSRENIDTDYSANGTFIPKQEMNQSSEISGRVVSVLVKEGSRVGAGQVLATIKRDAIEVDVTQAQNNLQNAIADNQRYENAFKTGGVTKQQLDNSRLQLKNAQAALRAQGVKVNDTSIRAGISGTINKKMVEPGMVVAPGTGLFEIVNINSLKLSVLVDESQIGKIQLGQEVPIKVNVLPEDSFVGRITFIAPKSDASLNFPVEIEVQNRGNLKAGMYATATFKTNNGAETQNMLTVPAEAFVNGVSSGQLFVVQNGVAKLIKVTVGKVYGDKVQVLSGLNDGDQVVTSGQINLDNGSKVNIVK; the protein is encoded by the coding sequence ATGAAAAAAACTTTAATATATATCATCGTAGCAGCCGTACTGGTTGGTTTGGCAGCTTACAAGATTGCCGGAAATAAAGAAAAGCAGACGCAGGAAGTAAAAGAGGTTGCAAAGCAGGTAGACAAAGTTAACGTAAACGTTGTAACGGTTTCGAGAGAAAACATTGATACAGATTACAGCGCAAACGGAACATTTATCCCGAAACAGGAAATGAACCAGTCTTCTGAAATTTCAGGACGTGTAGTAAGCGTTTTGGTAAAAGAAGGTTCAAGAGTGGGAGCAGGACAGGTATTGGCAACCATTAAAAGAGATGCCATTGAAGTAGATGTTACACAGGCTCAGAACAATTTGCAGAATGCTATTGCAGACAACCAGCGTTACGAAAATGCCTTCAAAACAGGAGGCGTTACCAAACAGCAGCTTGATAATTCCAGATTACAGCTTAAAAACGCTCAGGCTGCTCTAAGAGCTCAGGGTGTAAAAGTAAATGATACAAGCATTCGTGCAGGAATCAGCGGAACCATCAATAAAAAAATGGTAGAGCCGGGAATGGTGGTTGCTCCGGGAACAGGACTATTCGAAATCGTAAACATCAACAGCTTAAAACTTTCAGTTTTGGTTGATGAAAGCCAGATCGGGAAAATTCAGTTGGGGCAGGAAGTTCCGATTAAAGTAAACGTTTTACCGGAAGATTCATTTGTGGGAAGAATTACATTTATCGCTCCTAAAAGTGATGCTTCTTTAAATTTCCCTGTTGAAATTGAAGTTCAGAACAGAGGAAACCTGAAAGCCGGTATGTACGCAACAGCAACATTTAAAACAAATAACGGTGCAGAAACGCAGAATATGTTAACGGTTCCTGCAGAAGCATTTGTAAACGGGGTAAGTTCCGGACAATTATTTGTTGTACAGAATGGCGTTGCAAAACTCATCAAAGTAACCGTTGGAAAAGTATATGGCGATAAAGTTCAGGTTTTAAGCGGACTGAATGACGGAGATCAGGTGGTTACAAGCGGACAGATCAATCTGGATAACGGATCTAAAGTAAATATCGTAAAGTAG